The Niastella koreensis GR20-10 genome includes a window with the following:
- a CDS encoding DUF5691 domain-containing protein: MQTWDQIINTALLGTDKRTLAANELPAELAELAALIQNSTTDKEEQFLQIASLAFNYRQCGVLPLKKEGVSVSKAAIEEKLYCSQLAIQTLRDILESESNSLLQFWLQLCEAKSRIVTPELVPALLTIGTQQKKLQNLVVACCGKRGDWLSKFNPEWNFSTATTQEELWQTGSAEQRKAVLEQLRKDDPAMARTWLLQTWAQEDAGTKVEWLMIMAINIGEDDIEFLESLSKEKSKKVKDVALWLLKQIPDSPVVQQYRQVLQKTITIGKKGLQIKLPAGLDEQLFKNTGLDKLSNSKDFTDEEYIIYQLVQAVPPPFWETRLDSEPDIIIRSMQKDPIGKKLMPALVQAVVAFKDQRWATALMQNSQVFYIDIIPLLPVKEQEFYSIRFMDQFSENIIEHAIKREDTWSVDLTRAIFIKTARSVYQYNRSFYSRYIHCIPVEVVPELEKCAPGEDYLRTTWSNTSEYITTLINLKKQTIQSFN; this comes from the coding sequence ATGCAAACCTGGGATCAGATTATTAATACAGCTTTGCTGGGTACAGACAAACGAACGCTTGCCGCCAATGAATTACCGGCTGAGCTGGCGGAGTTGGCTGCACTCATTCAAAATAGTACAACCGATAAAGAAGAACAGTTTTTACAAATAGCCTCGCTGGCATTCAATTATCGCCAGTGCGGGGTATTGCCCCTGAAAAAAGAAGGCGTATCGGTTTCCAAAGCAGCCATTGAAGAAAAGCTATATTGTTCACAACTGGCCATTCAAACATTAAGGGACATTCTTGAATCGGAAAGCAATTCATTATTACAATTCTGGTTACAACTGTGCGAGGCGAAAAGCCGCATCGTTACACCGGAGTTAGTCCCTGCCTTGCTCACCATTGGCACGCAACAAAAGAAATTACAAAACCTGGTAGTAGCCTGCTGCGGCAAACGGGGCGATTGGTTAAGTAAGTTCAATCCTGAATGGAATTTCTCAACCGCCACTACGCAGGAAGAATTGTGGCAAACCGGTTCTGCCGAACAGCGTAAAGCCGTGCTGGAACAATTACGAAAAGACGATCCGGCCATGGCAAGAACCTGGTTACTGCAAACCTGGGCGCAGGAAGATGCCGGCACAAAGGTAGAATGGCTGATGATTATGGCCATTAACATTGGTGAGGATGATATTGAATTTTTGGAAAGCCTGTCAAAAGAGAAAAGTAAGAAGGTAAAAGATGTGGCGCTTTGGCTGCTGAAGCAAATACCCGATTCGCCGGTTGTACAGCAATACCGGCAGGTACTGCAAAAAACGATCACCATCGGTAAAAAGGGCTTACAGATAAAACTGCCCGCCGGGTTGGATGAGCAGCTATTCAAAAACACCGGCCTCGATAAACTGAGCAACAGCAAAGATTTTACGGATGAGGAATACATCATCTATCAGCTGGTGCAGGCGGTACCGCCCCCCTTTTGGGAAACCCGGTTGGATAGTGAACCCGATATCATCATCCGGTCCATGCAAAAAGATCCCATTGGTAAAAAATTAATGCCCGCATTGGTACAGGCCGTGGTGGCGTTTAAAGACCAGCGCTGGGCAACGGCGCTTATGCAAAACAGCCAGGTGTTTTACATCGACATCATTCCTTTGCTGCCGGTGAAAGAGCAGGAGTTTTACAGCATCAGGTTCATGGACCAGTTCTCGGAGAATATAATAGAACATGCTATCAAACGGGAAGATACCTGGAGTGTTGATCTTACCCGGGCTATCTTTATAAAAACTGCCAGGAGTGTTTATCAATATAATCGCTCGTTCTACAGCCGGTACATCCATTGTATACCGGTTGAAGTTGTTCCCGAACTGGAGAAGTGCGCACCGGGTGAAGATTATTTAAGAACCACCTGGAGCAATACCAGTGAATACATCACCACGCTCATCAACCTGAAAAAACAAACGATACAATCCTTTAACTGA
- a CDS encoding SWIM zinc finger family protein, with translation MQLSEEQVLALAPDESSKKSGKELSGPGKWVSKGVNELALWGECQGSGSKPYQTQVDLVNIAFKCSCPSRKFPCKHGVGLLLLYVRTKNDFITHDMPAWVSDWISKRSEKQEKQAEKKEKPVDEAAQAKRRQAREQKVSDGIEELLQWIKDIIRNGIISIPEKGSAWFENMSRRMVDAQAPGLAGMIRNLAEINFYRDGWQTEFIDQLLRIYIIATGFKNNDTLPALLQQDLRTWIGFTQNQEELKEQTGVTDTWLVLGKQVTEEENLTVERNWLYGINSNQYALVLQFLIRGQGAQLALTPGLFVQAELVFYPSVSPLRAIIKKQINTEKVQQYKGFTNWQQVVEAETVHAGALPFYSERPFIVEQVRPVFYNQQWWLQDSNNAMMNIRGGFKNLWKLLSLSGGEALNMAVVGKEKEYEPFGVWYQNEYRIL, from the coding sequence TTGCAATTATCCGAAGAACAAGTACTTGCACTGGCGCCCGACGAATCGTCTAAAAAGTCAGGAAAAGAATTGTCCGGCCCGGGCAAGTGGGTAAGCAAAGGAGTAAACGAGCTGGCGCTTTGGGGCGAATGCCAGGGCAGTGGAAGTAAGCCCTACCAAACCCAGGTTGACCTGGTAAACATTGCCTTTAAATGCAGCTGCCCCAGCCGCAAATTCCCCTGTAAACACGGCGTTGGATTGCTGCTCCTGTACGTTCGTACAAAAAATGATTTTATCACTCACGACATGCCCGCCTGGGTATCGGACTGGATCAGCAAACGATCTGAGAAACAGGAAAAGCAAGCTGAGAAAAAGGAAAAGCCGGTTGATGAAGCCGCGCAAGCCAAGCGCCGCCAGGCCCGCGAACAAAAAGTAAGCGATGGCATCGAGGAATTATTACAATGGATAAAAGATATCATTCGTAATGGGATCATCAGCATACCTGAAAAAGGGTCTGCCTGGTTCGAGAATATGTCGCGCCGCATGGTGGATGCACAGGCGCCCGGCCTGGCGGGCATGATCCGCAACCTGGCTGAAATAAATTTCTACCGCGATGGCTGGCAAACAGAATTCATAGATCAGTTATTGCGGATTTATATTATTGCTACCGGATTTAAAAACAACGACACCCTTCCGGCCTTATTACAACAGGACCTTCGTACCTGGATTGGTTTTACCCAAAACCAGGAAGAGTTAAAAGAACAAACCGGCGTTACCGATACCTGGCTGGTGCTGGGCAAACAGGTTACCGAAGAAGAGAATTTAACCGTTGAAAGGAACTGGCTCTATGGCATCAACAGCAACCAATACGCGTTGGTGCTGCAATTCCTGATCCGGGGCCAGGGAGCGCAACTGGCATTGACACCGGGCTTGTTTGTACAGGCCGAACTGGTGTTCTACCCTTCCGTTTCCCCGCTGAGAGCAATAATAAAAAAACAGATCAATACCGAAAAGGTGCAGCAATACAAAGGCTTTACCAACTGGCAACAGGTGGTGGAGGCCGAAACCGTGCATGCGGGCGCATTGCCTTTTTACAGTGAAAGACCATTCATTGTTGAACAGGTGCGACCGGTTTTTTATAACCAGCAATGGTGGCTGCAGGACAGCAACAATGCCATGATGAACATCAGGGGGGGATTTAAGAATCTCTGGAAGCTGTTATCGTTAAGCGGCGGCGAGGCTTTGAATATGGCCGTGGTAGGAAAAGAAAAAGAATACGAACCCTTTGGGGTTTGGTATCAGAATGAGTACAGGATTTTATAA
- a CDS encoding cyclic nucleotide-binding protein, with translation MQLTLKYNEHATQALSAAFIRGNDPGVWLQEINAWQVPLDKLVCFVVAENNNPVNAAGLFVIFGREKMPALLQVMHPYTVLGGKLYLPVNAELSPAISESELQSLLIWDYQVFHPTIGFIGFERSDRINLADLLEYTEPRNVYWGYAQAGLQPWIPLNQIGVQRLTAEEVFESFKEHIGNKPLTDIPKSNKSEVPGWLNNPFASGLFKGVFTVLSGLNSLLPQGLLGSSGSGENGRDEGKSPGLFRKFINWMEEKIEDLEKQRDSELKRLSDMFDKNIEEALQYAIPLNSPYLSRGTGRQSGSLTKRSTQFNLGRLGGGHAVDGWNVDNYYSELRAKYLKAAQKAIEEKDFKKAAYIYAQLLGDYNSAAATLRQGRYYREAAVLYKEHLKNLSMAASCYEEGGLLTDAIELYTELGQHEKAGDLYRDMGQEEPALNCYEKCVVAAAANKDYLEESRLVIDKIGNKPRAKKVLLSGWNDVKQPEACLVKYFELAADDNKEEIHSVVKAFYANNKVVNKEMAFLNVIDKVNQKYKTTELENTCQGIAYEIVSEQVSAGNPASLHVLRNFVTGDQLLTPDCYRFLHTIKDAPKQKPAPRQFKLMNDVHWKKTITWNNQLLVWGVKPSGMVLARMNWDGYIEYFSWYEKLSLDTPIVALADPGHANRILLYGFDEPLTEKCLPKNKHFQDELIVSCPDFLGSKAVGICMHQGEIVVLNRGIDLSKIFLIRYSLKGEELEDVPCTYTGEGYGPPRDLVREMIWCDGNYYLICRNLLLRISELGTIDVLYQADAPIHKMVVNQQHDGSLTVGLGVNNKVLFVIQDQGETHTITIDIEVVEVEVLFDSRFVVAGKKNVLVYDGSVFSKIWEHEVENEIIAVFPGTNRDQLGVLESNGKITLHDIRE, from the coding sequence ATGCAACTAACGCTTAAATATAATGAGCATGCCACGCAGGCGTTAAGCGCTGCCTTTATCCGGGGCAACGATCCTGGCGTATGGTTGCAGGAGATAAACGCCTGGCAGGTACCATTGGATAAACTGGTATGTTTTGTTGTTGCTGAAAACAATAACCCGGTCAATGCGGCTGGTTTGTTTGTTATTTTCGGCAGGGAAAAAATGCCCGCGTTATTGCAGGTTATGCATCCTTATACCGTGCTGGGTGGTAAATTGTATCTACCGGTTAATGCGGAATTATCGCCCGCCATCAGCGAATCAGAATTGCAATCCCTGTTGATCTGGGATTACCAGGTTTTTCATCCAACCATCGGGTTTATAGGGTTTGAAAGATCAGACCGGATTAACCTGGCTGATCTGTTGGAATATACGGAACCCCGGAATGTTTACTGGGGATATGCGCAGGCAGGCCTGCAACCCTGGATACCCTTGAACCAGATTGGTGTACAGCGTCTGACAGCGGAGGAAGTTTTTGAATCTTTCAAAGAGCACATCGGTAATAAGCCGCTTACAGATATTCCGAAATCAAATAAGAGCGAAGTGCCGGGCTGGCTGAACAATCCATTCGCCAGCGGGCTTTTTAAAGGCGTATTCACCGTGCTCAGCGGGTTAAATTCCCTACTGCCTCAAGGCTTGTTGGGCAGCAGTGGAAGTGGAGAGAATGGGCGTGACGAAGGTAAAAGTCCGGGTTTGTTTAGAAAGTTCATAAACTGGATGGAAGAAAAGATCGAGGACCTGGAAAAACAACGTGACAGTGAATTAAAGCGCCTGTCGGACATGTTCGATAAGAATATCGAAGAGGCCTTGCAATATGCCATTCCATTAAACAGCCCTTATTTAAGCAGGGGTACCGGCAGGCAATCGGGCAGTTTAACAAAACGTTCCACCCAGTTCAACCTGGGCCGGCTCGGCGGCGGTCATGCAGTGGATGGCTGGAATGTAGATAATTATTACAGCGAGTTACGGGCTAAGTACCTGAAAGCGGCGCAGAAAGCAATCGAGGAGAAAGATTTTAAAAAGGCAGCCTACATCTATGCGCAATTATTGGGCGATTATAATTCAGCAGCTGCCACCTTGAGGCAGGGCAGATATTACCGCGAAGCAGCGGTGTTGTATAAAGAGCATTTAAAGAATCTTTCTATGGCGGCCTCCTGTTATGAAGAAGGTGGGTTGCTGACAGATGCCATTGAGTTATATACCGAATTGGGCCAACATGAAAAAGCAGGCGATCTATACAGGGACATGGGGCAGGAAGAACCAGCCCTTAACTGCTATGAAAAATGTGTAGTGGCCGCAGCCGCCAATAAAGATTACCTGGAAGAGTCGCGATTGGTAATTGATAAAATAGGCAATAAACCCAGGGCGAAGAAAGTATTGTTAAGCGGCTGGAACGATGTAAAGCAACCCGAAGCCTGCCTGGTAAAATACTTTGAGCTGGCGGCTGATGACAATAAAGAAGAAATACATTCGGTGGTGAAAGCATTCTATGCCAATAACAAGGTGGTCAATAAAGAAATGGCTTTCCTGAATGTAATAGACAAGGTAAATCAAAAGTATAAAACAACAGAACTGGAAAATACCTGCCAGGGTATTGCTTATGAAATCGTGAGTGAGCAGGTGAGTGCCGGCAACCCGGCCAGTTTACATGTGCTCAGGAATTTTGTAACAGGCGATCAGTTGTTGACGCCCGATTGTTACCGGTTCCTGCATACGATAAAGGATGCCCCCAAACAAAAACCGGCGCCTCGTCAATTTAAGTTGATGAATGACGTGCATTGGAAAAAGACAATTACCTGGAATAACCAATTGCTGGTTTGGGGAGTGAAGCCATCAGGAATGGTGCTGGCAAGAATGAATTGGGATGGGTATATAGAATATTTTAGCTGGTATGAGAAACTAAGTTTGGATACGCCTATTGTTGCTCTGGCAGATCCCGGACATGCAAACCGGATCTTGTTATATGGCTTCGATGAACCGCTAACGGAAAAATGTTTGCCTAAGAATAAACATTTTCAGGATGAGTTGATAGTTAGCTGCCCTGATTTTTTAGGCTCCAAAGCGGTAGGTATATGTATGCATCAGGGAGAAATTGTTGTTTTAAATCGTGGAATAGATCTTTCTAAAATTTTCCTGATCCGCTATTCGTTGAAGGGTGAGGAACTGGAAGACGTTCCTTGTACCTATACTGGTGAGGGGTATGGTCCGCCAAGAGATCTTGTTCGTGAAATGATCTGGTGTGATGGTAATTATTATTTGATCTGCCGAAACCTTTTGTTGCGTATTTCTGAGCTAGGCACAATAGATGTTTTGTACCAGGCTGATGCGCCTATTCACAAAATGGTAGTCAATCAACAGCATGATGGATCTTTAACCGTGGGTCTTGGGGTCAATAATAAGGTTTTGTTTGTAATACAAGATCAGGGGGAGACACATACTATTACTATTGACATAGAGGTTGTGGAGGTTGAAGTTCTTTTTGATAGTCGTTTTGTTGTTGCCGGTAAAAAAAATGTATTGGTCTATGATGGTTCTGTCTTTAGTAAGATTTGGGAGCATGAGGTTGAAAATGAGATAATCGCTGTTTTTCCCGGCACCAATCGTGACCAACTAGGCGTTTTGGAATCAAATGGAAAGATAACTTTGCATGATATCAGGGAGTAA
- a CDS encoding AAA family ATPase: MENKNGIDFQLVDKVNAVLQHIKSTFVGKDDIIDLMGVCLAGRENLFLLGPPGTAKSALVRELARLLQGKTFEYLLTRFTEPNELFGPFDIRRLRDGDLVTNTEGMLPEAHLIFLDELLNANSAILNSLLMVLNERIFRRGRETKHLPALMIVGASNHLPEEEALQALFDRFLIRVRCDYVDPHHLNDVLDAGWLLEQKKTSDIPGIETEEVRQLQSLIPLVDMQAIRSHYIDLIEKLRNAGVQVSDRRAVKLQRLIAASAILCKRTKAYRSDMWVLRYIWDTDEQREVIAGIVNAELQEETEQEQLHPRAAVNSMPNADDIYKEIMQMTEQWNRSETSGAERSVIKDRLRYLNGRCEWISNADQKKYVLKPIDALWQQIMHAE; the protein is encoded by the coding sequence ATGGAAAACAAAAATGGTATCGATTTTCAATTGGTCGATAAAGTGAATGCGGTACTGCAGCACATTAAAAGCACCTTTGTTGGTAAAGATGATATTATTGACCTGATGGGAGTTTGCCTGGCAGGTCGTGAAAACCTGTTTTTACTGGGCCCGCCCGGAACCGCTAAAAGCGCCCTGGTGCGTGAACTGGCCCGGTTGCTACAAGGTAAAACATTTGAATACCTGCTAACCCGTTTTACAGAACCCAATGAATTGTTTGGTCCGTTTGACATCCGCCGTTTGCGCGATGGCGACCTGGTGACCAATACAGAAGGTATGCTGCCTGAAGCGCATTTGATCTTTCTGGATGAATTGCTCAACGCCAACAGCGCTATCCTGAACAGCCTGCTGATGGTATTGAACGAACGCATTTTCCGGCGCGGGCGTGAAACAAAGCACTTACCTGCTTTGATGATCGTGGGCGCCAGTAACCACCTGCCTGAAGAAGAAGCTTTACAGGCTTTGTTCGACCGCTTTCTGATCCGCGTGCGTTGCGATTATGTTGATCCGCATCATTTGAACGATGTGCTGGATGCCGGCTGGTTACTGGAACAAAAGAAAACCAGCGACATCCCCGGTATAGAAACGGAAGAGGTGCGTCAGTTGCAAAGTTTGATCCCGCTGGTTGATATGCAGGCGATTCGCTCGCATTACATCGACCTCATTGAGAAATTACGCAATGCCGGAGTACAGGTCTCTGACCGGCGTGCCGTGAAATTGCAGCGGTTGATCGCTGCCAGCGCTATTTTATGTAAGCGAACAAAAGCCTATCGCAGTGATATGTGGGTGTTGCGCTACATCTGGGATACCGATGAACAGCGTGAAGTAATTGCCGGTATTGTTAACGCTGAACTCCAGGAAGAAACAGAACAGGAACAACTGCATCCCAGGGCGGCCGTCAACAGCATGCCCAATGCAGATGACATTTATAAAGAGATAATGCAAATGACTGAGCAATGGAACCGTTCCGAAACCTCGGGCGCAGAACGTTCGGTTATAAAAGACAGACTGCGCTACCTGAATGGCCGTTGTGAATGGATCAGCAATGCAGACCAGAAGAAGTACGTATTAAAACCGATCGATGCACTCTGGCAACAAATAATGCATGCCGAATGA
- a CDS encoding PLDc N-terminal domain-containing protein → MYFGNSYLYYIPVALQAICVIHCLRKGNQNKWIWIIVCIPVIGALIYIFTEMVNGRQLNNVTSGMGSVFNPGGSIRKLEEQLRFTDTFHNRVALADAYLAAAQTNDAIVLYEQSLTGVFTENEHVLKQLIIAYANVGRFADILPLARKMYNSPQFAKSKAHIIYAIALEKTGNNEQADREFKTMNGRFAYFEARYQYALFLQRAGRAQEAKEVLDAMIYEGGHLSARERRANHQWISNAKDEVRKMNAVSK, encoded by the coding sequence ATGTATTTTGGAAACAGCTACCTGTATTACATTCCAGTTGCTCTGCAGGCCATTTGTGTTATTCATTGTTTGCGAAAAGGGAATCAGAATAAATGGATCTGGATCATCGTGTGCATACCTGTAATAGGAGCCCTGATTTACATTTTTACCGAAATGGTCAATGGCCGCCAGCTGAATAATGTAACTTCAGGTATGGGCTCGGTATTCAATCCGGGTGGGAGCATCAGGAAGCTGGAAGAACAATTGCGGTTTACAGATACTTTTCATAACCGCGTAGCGTTGGCAGATGCCTACCTGGCAGCGGCCCAAACAAACGATGCAATTGTTTTATACGAACAAAGCCTCACCGGCGTTTTTACAGAAAACGAACACGTACTAAAGCAGCTGATCATTGCATATGCCAATGTAGGCCGCTTTGCAGATATCCTGCCGCTTGCCAGGAAAATGTATAACTCGCCCCAGTTTGCCAAATCCAAGGCGCATATAATATATGCCATAGCCCTGGAAAAAACCGGGAACAATGAGCAGGCAGACAGGGAGTTTAAAACCATGAATGGCCGCTTTGCCTATTTTGAAGCAAGGTATCAGTATGCCCTCTTTTTACAAAGGGCCGGCCGTGCGCAGGAAGCGAAGGAGGTATTGGATGCCATGATCTATGAAGGCGGGCATTTAAGTGCGCGTGAACGCAGGGCCAATCACCAATGGATCAGTAATGCAAAAGACGAAGTAAGGAAAATGAATGCGGTAAGCAAATAA
- a CDS encoding Dps family protein, whose product MQPNIGIKPENLTAVAHILNGILADEFLLYTKTRNAHWNVEGPDFHDKHKFFEGQYEALDEIMDSVAERIRKLGHYSPGTLKDFLKLTHLTEQSREKNDSLGFIRELLEDHETIIVSMRENIDRIANEYKDAGTSDFLTGLMEEHETMAWMLRAHFR is encoded by the coding sequence ATGCAACCTAACATTGGGATCAAACCGGAGAATCTAACCGCTGTAGCGCACATTTTAAACGGTATACTGGCAGATGAATTTTTGCTGTACACCAAAACGCGTAATGCGCACTGGAATGTAGAAGGACCGGATTTTCACGACAAACACAAATTCTTTGAAGGTCAGTACGAGGCACTGGATGAGATCATGGATTCAGTAGCTGAACGCATTCGTAAACTGGGACATTATTCACCTGGAACGCTGAAAGATTTTTTAAAGCTCACGCACCTGACAGAACAAAGCCGCGAAAAAAACGACAGCCTTGGTTTTATTCGCGAATTACTGGAAGATCATGAGACTATCATCGTTTCCATGCGTGAAAACATCGACCGTATTGCCAATGAGTATAAAGATGCTGGTACCAGCGACTTTTTAACCGGCTTGATGGAAGAGCATGAAACAATGGCCTGGATGTTAAGGGCACATTTCCGGTAA
- a CDS encoding pirin family protein: MKKKIDHILYAREKKITEEETVRQSLPHKDFRFANPFIVIHHGGPVIYQPGQQARIHPHPHRGFSPYTIMLQGEGFHRDNAGNDEIIKAGGVQWMFAGSGILHSEGPTNELLEKGGVQELIQLWINAPKANKWDKPFYQAATAEQLPRVIDQAGVQFRLASGDYNGETGPIQNFTPVISMIGEIEAGREIELNAPPDYWTLLYVVKGKVRVNDQPVDMHHLVVFDKAAGEIAVSATENAQLLFLSAEPLDEPVAAKDNFVMNTAEEVEQAIDDYKNGKFGSLSY; this comes from the coding sequence ATGAAAAAGAAGATCGATCACATACTATATGCCCGTGAGAAGAAGATCACTGAAGAGGAAACTGTGCGACAATCCCTGCCCCATAAAGACTTTCGTTTTGCCAACCCTTTTATAGTTATACATCACGGCGGGCCGGTTATCTACCAGCCGGGACAACAGGCAAGGATCCACCCGCATCCACATCGCGGGTTTAGTCCGTATACAATTATGTTACAAGGTGAAGGCTTTCACCGCGACAATGCCGGTAATGATGAAATTATAAAAGCAGGCGGCGTGCAATGGATGTTTGCCGGCAGTGGTATTCTGCACAGCGAAGGGCCTACCAATGAACTGTTGGAAAAGGGCGGCGTACAGGAGCTCATTCAACTCTGGATAAATGCGCCCAAAGCCAATAAATGGGACAAGCCATTTTACCAGGCCGCCACTGCCGAACAGTTGCCGCGGGTGATCGATCAAGCGGGTGTGCAGTTCCGGCTGGCAAGCGGCGACTATAACGGTGAAACCGGGCCCATTCAAAACTTTACGCCCGTTATCTCCATGATCGGCGAAATAGAGGCTGGCAGGGAAATTGAATTGAATGCCCCACCTGATTACTGGACCCTTCTGTACGTGGTAAAGGGAAAGGTGAGGGTAAACGACCAGCCTGTAGACATGCATCACCTGGTAGTTTTTGATAAAGCCGCCGGGGAGATCGCAGTATCAGCTACTGAAAATGCCCAGCTCTTATTTTTAAGTGCCGAACCCCTTGACGAACCTGTTGCTGCAAAAGATAATTTTGTAATGAACACGGCCGAAGAAGTCGAACAGGCCATAGATGATTACAAAAATGGAAAGTTTGGAAGTTTAAGCTATTAA
- a CDS encoding DinB family protein, producing the protein MNDVALANQPTKELFIKMVVDAWNASTNQVTKLFDELSDEQIMAEAAPGRNTGIYLLGHLTAVTDRMLPLLGLGERSYAQLDKPFLATPDKSGQEIPSVQELKQYWKEANAKLSAAIATVSPDEWLAKHTSVSAEDFAKEPHRNKLNVLMNRTNHQSTHYGQLIYLKPKN; encoded by the coding sequence ATGAATGATGTTGCCTTAGCTAACCAGCCTACCAAAGAACTGTTTATTAAAATGGTAGTTGATGCCTGGAACGCCTCCACTAACCAGGTTACAAAATTGTTTGATGAATTGAGTGATGAACAAATAATGGCCGAAGCCGCCCCCGGCAGAAACACCGGTATTTATTTGTTGGGTCATCTTACCGCCGTTACCGATAGAATGTTGCCATTATTAGGATTGGGCGAACGTTCATATGCACAACTGGATAAACCATTTTTGGCTACGCCCGACAAATCAGGCCAGGAAATACCTTCTGTACAGGAGTTGAAACAATACTGGAAGGAGGCTAATGCAAAACTGTCGGCTGCCATTGCCACTGTTTCGCCCGATGAGTGGTTAGCCAAACATACTTCCGTATCGGCAGAAGACTTTGCCAAAGAACCCCACCGCAATAAATTAAATGTGCTGATGAACAGAACCAATCACCAGAGCACACATTATGGTCAGCTTATTTATCTGAAACCTAAAAATTAG